A window from Micromonospora profundi encodes these proteins:
- a CDS encoding DUF2637 domain-containing protein, translated as MNLTAVTSRATTALVALVAGYASFSHIFKVARQAGEHVSVAAVLPLSIDGLILVGTLAMLDDKRSGRKPRLSARLAVAFGIVATLAANVASAHPTWTARAVAAVPPVAFLIAVEVLSRRGKLIHPEPVAPVEPVTAEPVAVEHEPTPEPVAVEPVKAQRVKRTSEPSRKPVPRSLTSADRVMSAHLAEPEATHARIAELAGVSLATVKRYRPTRSTGSASPAQPAEAVVSERAPELAGVTA; from the coding sequence GTGAACCTGACCGCCGTCACCTCCCGCGCAACCACTGCCCTGGTCGCCCTGGTCGCTGGCTACGCATCGTTCTCCCACATCTTCAAGGTGGCTCGGCAGGCTGGTGAGCATGTCTCGGTTGCCGCTGTGCTCCCGCTGTCCATCGATGGTCTGATCCTGGTTGGCACGCTGGCGATGCTCGACGACAAGCGCAGCGGGCGGAAGCCTCGCCTGTCTGCTCGGCTGGCCGTGGCGTTCGGCATCGTCGCCACTCTTGCCGCCAACGTGGCATCTGCTCACCCGACCTGGACTGCCCGTGCCGTTGCCGCCGTTCCCCCCGTCGCCTTCCTCATCGCCGTCGAGGTGTTGAGCCGTCGAGGCAAGCTGATCCACCCTGAGCCGGTTGCCCCGGTCGAGCCGGTCACCGCTGAGCCGGTTGCCGTCGAGCATGAGCCGACCCCCGAGCCGGTTGCCGTCGAGCCGGTCAAGGCTCAGCGGGTCAAGCGGACCAGTGAGCCGAGCCGCAAGCCTGTCCCCCGGTCGCTCACGTCGGCTGACCGGGTCATGTCGGCTCACCTCGCTGAGCCCGAGGCGACTCACGCCCGGATCGCTGAGCTTGCCGGGGTGTCCCTGGCGACCGTGAAGCGTTACCGGCCGACCCGCTCGACGGGCTCGGCTTCCCCGGCGCAGCCTGCCGAGGCTGTCGTCAGCGAGCGCGCACCTGAGCTGGCGGGGGTGACGGCATGA
- a CDS encoding type IV secretory system conjugative DNA transfer family protein, translated as MTELERALRKLQRKHTVSRVAYRYLSGRPLSGKPGYPYRHRGPGRLAGWQRQVIRLSVPATAALAVAQPEQVGSLVGTAALVVSYRLRRRFTMRRFNREYVTPTLAALAPAMGLQTGVQLHVDPSLGNLTPRLAKPLSPAETAVRTWYGEHVEPVIRWLPEQAQRVAWSVQRKAEPVTSKLAVFRRPVDGDQGPRIELTADTPYLTREQRQLVSSIVGAKIPVSDLVESWHQVGPRVRAVWTVRKRPPARVGVDQVAEHLSTDDAVFYLGQGAGNQPVTISLDDDSPHIAVSAGTGAGKSVLAQLVAVQVLRRGGRVVILDRKGSHRWALGLDQVDYCTKPGQMHDALVKLAALADERNTLAFHAPDGWDPGPRVLVICEELNATLTQLANWWADNREKGDPKRSPAVGALGELLFMGRSAKVNVIGVAQMLTARAIGGPESRENFGVRCLARYTANAWKMLAPQAVMPRASRVRGRWQVVIGDQVTETQVAYLTASEARSLAMSPDMSPSLVSASIKPCGDNRLTLKEACATGVLPWSYEATKKRAQRRVGDVPLPRNKRNGVDVYDRDDLARWAGTETGEKISK; from the coding sequence ATGACCGAGTTGGAGCGGGCTCTCCGCAAGCTACAGCGCAAGCACACGGTCTCTCGGGTGGCGTATCGGTACCTGTCCGGTCGGCCGCTCAGCGGCAAGCCTGGCTACCCGTACCGCCACCGGGGACCGGGCAGGCTGGCCGGCTGGCAGCGTCAGGTGATCCGGCTCAGCGTGCCGGCTACGGCTGCGCTGGCCGTGGCTCAGCCCGAGCAGGTCGGCTCACTGGTCGGCACGGCTGCGCTGGTTGTGAGCTACCGCCTCAGGCGTCGGTTCACCATGCGCCGGTTCAACCGGGAGTACGTCACCCCGACCCTGGCTGCCCTTGCTCCCGCCATGGGTCTACAGACCGGCGTGCAACTTCACGTTGATCCGTCGTTGGGCAACCTCACCCCGCGTCTGGCCAAGCCGCTGAGCCCGGCTGAGACGGCCGTCCGCACCTGGTACGGCGAGCACGTCGAGCCGGTGATCCGCTGGCTTCCTGAGCAGGCTCAGCGGGTCGCCTGGTCGGTGCAGCGCAAGGCTGAGCCGGTCACGTCCAAGCTGGCCGTGTTCCGCCGTCCGGTCGATGGCGACCAGGGGCCGCGCATCGAGCTGACCGCAGACACCCCGTACCTGACCAGGGAACAGCGTCAGTTGGTCTCTTCCATCGTCGGCGCGAAGATCCCCGTGTCTGACCTGGTCGAGTCGTGGCACCAGGTTGGACCCCGGGTGCGGGCGGTCTGGACGGTGCGCAAGCGCCCGCCGGCCCGGGTCGGCGTCGACCAGGTGGCCGAGCACCTGTCGACCGATGACGCCGTGTTCTACCTCGGCCAGGGTGCCGGCAACCAGCCGGTCACGATCAGCCTTGACGACGACTCCCCGCACATCGCAGTCAGCGCGGGTACGGGTGCGGGCAAGTCGGTACTTGCGCAACTGGTTGCCGTGCAGGTGCTCCGTCGGGGTGGGCGGGTGGTGATCCTGGATCGCAAGGGTTCCCACCGTTGGGCGCTCGGGTTGGACCAGGTCGACTACTGCACCAAGCCGGGGCAGATGCATGACGCCCTGGTCAAGCTGGCTGCGCTCGCCGACGAACGGAACACCCTCGCCTTCCATGCGCCGGACGGTTGGGATCCTGGTCCCCGGGTGCTGGTGATCTGCGAGGAGTTGAACGCGACCCTGACGCAGCTTGCCAACTGGTGGGCGGACAACCGGGAGAAGGGAGACCCGAAGCGGTCGCCGGCTGTCGGTGCTCTGGGCGAACTGCTGTTCATGGGTCGGAGTGCCAAGGTCAACGTGATCGGCGTGGCGCAGATGTTGACCGCCCGAGCGATCGGCGGACCCGAGAGCCGGGAGAACTTCGGTGTTCGCTGCCTCGCCCGGTACACCGCGAACGCCTGGAAGATGCTCGCTCCGCAGGCTGTCATGCCCCGCGCGTCTCGGGTGCGTGGCCGATGGCAGGTGGTCATCGGCGACCAGGTGACCGAGACGCAGGTTGCCTACCTGACCGCCTCAGAGGCTCGCTCGCTGGCGATGTCCCCGGACATGTCCCCTTCCCTGGTCAGCGCGTCTATCAAGCCCTGCGGGGACAACCGGCTGACGCTCAAGGAGGCGTGCGCTACGGGTGTTCTCCCCTGGTCGTACGAGGCGACCAAGAAGAGGGCACAGCGGCGAGTAGGAGACGTGCCACTACCGCGCAACAAGCGCAACGGCGTCGATGTGTACGACCGTGACGACCTTGCCCGCTGGGCAGGCACCGAGACCGGAGAGAAGATCAGCAAGTGA
- a CDS encoding helix-hairpin-helix domain-containing protein: MSHDEETEVRQRLRRLTDPPPSALPLTGGLPAGALPLAGAQPLAGGLPPAGALPSVGAPPPWGEVPLAGSPPGAPLARGESPLAGVPPIGMSWGDPPVGVVPPRAGVPLVEPAADGPAAQPASLLPGPGAFDPGRRGVRALAVVAALVVLAAAGWAWRSRPHAEAVTPPSGDVASVSPAGDASASSAGELVVAVAGKVRKPGLVRLPAGSRVADAVQAAGGPLPGVDVALLNPARKVTDGELIVVGVTPPPVPAGAVGPEAGGAPPAGGPLNLNTATLTQLDALPGVGPVLAQRILAYRDQHGGFKGVGDLRQVDGIGDARYEQLKDLVTV, translated from the coding sequence GTGTCGCACGACGAGGAGACAGAGGTACGCCAGCGTCTGCGCCGGCTGACCGACCCGCCACCGAGCGCGCTGCCGCTGACGGGCGGACTGCCGGCGGGCGCTCTCCCGCTGGCTGGTGCGCAGCCTTTGGCAGGCGGGCTGCCTCCGGCGGGCGCGTTGCCGTCGGTCGGTGCGCCGCCGCCGTGGGGCGAGGTGCCGCTCGCTGGTTCCCCGCCTGGTGCGCCGTTGGCGCGCGGCGAGTCGCCCCTGGCGGGCGTACCCCCGATTGGGATGTCGTGGGGCGACCCACCGGTTGGTGTGGTGCCGCCTCGGGCCGGGGTGCCGCTCGTGGAGCCGGCTGCGGACGGCCCTGCGGCCCAGCCCGCGTCGTTGCTGCCCGGTCCGGGAGCGTTCGATCCGGGGCGGCGTGGTGTGCGGGCGCTGGCGGTCGTCGCCGCGCTCGTGGTGCTTGCCGCCGCCGGCTGGGCCTGGCGTTCCCGGCCGCACGCGGAGGCGGTCACCCCGCCGAGCGGCGACGTCGCGTCGGTCAGCCCGGCGGGCGACGCGAGCGCGTCCAGCGCCGGCGAGCTGGTGGTGGCGGTCGCGGGCAAGGTCCGTAAGCCCGGCCTGGTGCGGCTGCCGGCCGGTTCGCGGGTGGCCGACGCGGTGCAGGCGGCCGGTGGCCCGCTGCCCGGTGTCGACGTGGCGCTGCTCAACCCCGCCCGCAAGGTCACCGACGGCGAGCTGATAGTGGTCGGGGTGACGCCACCGCCGGTACCGGCCGGCGCGGTCGGCCCGGAAGCCGGTGGCGCGCCGCCCGCCGGCGGTCCACTGAACCTCAACACCGCCACGCTGACCCAGCTCGACGCGCTGCCCGGTGTGGGGCCGGTGCTCGCCCAGCGGATCCTCGCCTACCGGGATCAGCATGGCGGCTTCAAGGGCGTTGGTGATCTGCGTCAGGTCGACGGGATCGGCGACGCGCGATACGAGCAGCTCAAAGACCTGGTGACGGTGTGA
- the nadD gene encoding nicotinate-nucleotide adenylyltransferase: MEEDIRRIGIMGGTFDPIHHGHLVAASEVADRFGLDEVVFVPTGQPWQKADEMVSPAEDRYLMTVIATASNPRFQVSRVDIDRNGPTYTVDTLRDLQAEYGPKVQLFFITGADALQRILSWKDLDEIFELAHFVGVTRPGFPLTDKHLPADTVSLIQVPAMSISSTDCRARVARGEPVWYLVPDGVVQYIAKRRLYQR; encoded by the coding sequence GTGGAGGAAGACATCCGGCGGATCGGGATCATGGGTGGCACCTTCGACCCGATCCACCACGGGCACCTCGTGGCGGCCAGCGAGGTGGCGGACCGGTTCGGCCTGGACGAGGTGGTATTCGTCCCCACCGGGCAGCCGTGGCAGAAGGCCGACGAGATGGTCAGCCCGGCCGAGGACCGCTACCTCATGACCGTCATCGCCACCGCCTCGAACCCGCGCTTCCAGGTCAGTCGGGTCGACATCGACCGCAACGGGCCGACCTACACGGTCGACACCCTGCGCGACCTTCAGGCCGAGTACGGCCCCAAGGTGCAGTTGTTCTTCATCACCGGCGCGGACGCCCTGCAACGCATCCTGTCCTGGAAGGACCTGGACGAGATATTCGAGCTGGCCCACTTCGTGGGGGTGACCCGGCCCGGCTTCCCGCTGACCGACAAGCACCTGCCGGCGGACACGGTCAGCCTGATCCAGGTGCCCGCTATGTCCATCTCGTCGACCGACTGTCGCGCCCGGGTCGCCCGGGGTGAGCCGGTCTGGTACCTCGTACCCGACGGTGTGGTGCAGTACATCGCCAAGCGCCGCCTCTACCAGCGCTGA
- a CDS encoding FAD-dependent monooxygenase, which produces MTTVRTAIVIGGGIAGPVTALALRRAGITATVYEAYPETASEAGGIGGTIALAPNGVAALRAVGADEAVTAIATPIERTAMAIGRRRVDLPTLAGAPPLRVVHRAALYRVLHDRAVTEGVPFAYGRRLVHADQTDSCVTARFEDGSTATADILVGADGIRSTVRSLIDPAAPGPRFTGLLGFEAVARHEVDVEPGTMTFAFGRRGYYLYWPEPGGGTRWGANLPYQRALSLVEARALPAAQWLDTLRASYGDDDPGRQLTATSDADELQVVGALQIMPPVPHWYRGRMVLVGDAAHAPSNSSGQGASLAIESGVQLARCLRDLPDVESALAAFVRLRRARVEKVAARAARINHAKAPGPVARTVMPLLMPLLVRTAMDPEKTVAHEQRYVIDWDAPVTADPALR; this is translated from the coding sequence ATGACCACGGTACGAACCGCGATCGTCATCGGCGGCGGCATCGCCGGACCGGTGACGGCACTCGCGCTACGCCGCGCCGGCATCACCGCAACCGTCTACGAGGCGTACCCGGAGACCGCCAGCGAGGCCGGCGGCATCGGCGGCACCATCGCGCTCGCGCCCAACGGCGTGGCGGCGCTGCGCGCGGTCGGCGCGGACGAGGCGGTGACGGCGATCGCCACCCCGATCGAGCGCACCGCGATGGCCATCGGCCGTCGACGCGTCGACCTGCCCACACTGGCCGGGGCGCCGCCGCTGCGCGTGGTGCACCGGGCAGCGCTGTACCGCGTCCTGCACGACCGGGCGGTCACCGAAGGCGTCCCGTTCGCGTACGGCAGGCGGCTGGTCCACGCCGACCAAACCGACAGCTGTGTGACAGCCCGCTTCGAGGACGGCAGCACCGCCACCGCCGACATCCTCGTCGGCGCCGACGGCATCCGGTCCACGGTCCGGAGCCTCATCGACCCGGCCGCTCCCGGCCCCCGCTTCACCGGCTTGCTCGGCTTCGAGGCCGTCGCGCGGCACGAGGTGGACGTCGAGCCCGGCACCATGACGTTCGCGTTCGGCAGGCGCGGCTACTACCTGTACTGGCCGGAGCCCGGCGGCGGCACCCGGTGGGGGGCCAACCTGCCGTACCAGCGGGCACTGAGCCTTGTCGAGGCCCGCGCCCTGCCGGCCGCGCAGTGGCTGGACACACTGCGCGCCAGCTACGGCGACGACGACCCAGGCCGGCAGCTGACGGCGACCAGCGACGCCGACGAACTCCAGGTGGTCGGGGCGTTGCAGATCATGCCGCCCGTGCCGCACTGGTATCGAGGGCGAATGGTGCTTGTCGGCGACGCGGCGCACGCGCCGTCGAACAGCTCCGGGCAGGGAGCGTCGCTGGCCATCGAGAGCGGTGTGCAACTCGCCCGCTGCCTGCGCGACCTACCGGACGTGGAGTCGGCCCTTGCCGCGTTCGTGCGGCTGCGCCGCGCCCGGGTCGAGAAGGTCGCCGCCCGCGCGGCCCGCATCAACCACGCCAAAGCGCCAGGGCCGGTAGCCCGCACGGTCATGCCGCTGCTGATGCCGCTGCTCGTTCGCACCGCAATGGACCCGGAGAAGACAGTCGCCCACGAGCAGCGCTACGTCATCGACTGGGACGCCCCGGTCACTGCGGACCCGGCGCTGCGCTGA
- a CDS encoding recombinase family protein has protein sequence MNAVKPGLRAIVNAVIYARVSEDDKKQRRSVGEQEQECRDAATEQTWSVAKVFVDNDRSASRYARKTREEYVKLLDYLATAHVDVLVMWESSRGGRELEGWAGLLNLCRRRGVRIHVVTHHRTYDLDNPRDWRTLAEDGVDSAYESEKTRERILRSVRAKAASGKPHGKLLYGYRRTYDDRGNFIAQVPHDEHAAVVQEAAKRVAAGEASYSIAQDFNARGIPTPRGGSTGWSLSQIGRMLKNPGYNGKRVHLGKIVGDADWPAIIDDETYALCRSILTDPKRKTQRDTAVRHLLSGAAVCDLCGGRMRVQKNRTHLAYVCHGRFCVSVKTTVLEQFVVAVLMARLSRPDALDLLSPERDASSRQQAEQEARRKRERLDEWYAAAARDEISPAGLATIERKLLAEIEDAESRAQHVDVPPLVRDLVGPDPEQKWERLTIGQQREVVSLLLDLRVGKTYQGARSLDPARLGNSRWRGDSQTWAERGLV, from the coding sequence ATGAACGCGGTGAAGCCAGGTCTGCGCGCCATCGTCAACGCAGTGATCTACGCCCGGGTCAGCGAGGACGACAAGAAGCAACGTCGCTCCGTCGGCGAGCAGGAGCAGGAGTGCCGCGATGCAGCCACCGAGCAGACCTGGTCCGTCGCGAAGGTGTTCGTGGACAACGACCGATCAGCAAGCCGCTACGCCAGGAAGACGCGCGAGGAGTACGTCAAGCTGCTCGACTACCTCGCCACCGCGCATGTAGATGTGCTGGTCATGTGGGAGTCGTCCCGAGGTGGGCGAGAGCTTGAAGGATGGGCAGGTCTGCTCAACCTCTGCCGACGTCGAGGGGTCCGCATCCACGTAGTCACGCATCACCGAACGTACGACCTCGACAACCCGCGCGACTGGCGCACTCTCGCTGAGGATGGGGTCGACTCGGCGTACGAGAGCGAGAAGACGCGAGAGCGCATCCTCCGGTCCGTCCGGGCCAAGGCTGCGAGCGGCAAGCCACACGGGAAGCTGCTCTACGGGTACCGGCGGACCTACGACGACCGAGGCAACTTCATCGCCCAGGTGCCGCACGACGAACATGCAGCCGTCGTCCAGGAGGCAGCGAAGCGGGTTGCCGCTGGGGAAGCGTCCTACTCGATCGCTCAGGACTTCAACGCCCGAGGCATCCCCACACCGAGGGGAGGCAGCACCGGGTGGAGCCTCAGTCAGATCGGCCGGATGCTGAAGAACCCCGGGTACAACGGCAAGCGAGTGCACCTGGGCAAGATCGTTGGAGACGCTGACTGGCCGGCGATCATCGATGACGAGACGTACGCGCTGTGCCGATCGATCCTGACCGACCCGAAGCGGAAGACGCAGCGAGACACAGCCGTACGGCACCTGCTCTCCGGTGCCGCTGTCTGCGACCTGTGCGGCGGACGGATGCGGGTGCAGAAGAACCGGACCCACCTCGCGTACGTCTGCCATGGACGGTTCTGCGTCTCGGTGAAGACGACTGTGCTTGAACAGTTCGTGGTGGCTGTGCTCATGGCTCGGCTGTCCCGACCGGATGCGCTCGATCTGCTCAGCCCTGAACGCGACGCGAGTAGCCGTCAGCAGGCAGAGCAGGAAGCCAGGCGCAAGCGGGAGAGGCTTGACGAGTGGTACGCGGCAGCGGCACGCGATGAGATCAGCCCTGCCGGTCTCGCGACCATCGAGCGGAAGTTGCTCGCCGAGATCGAGGATGCCGAGAGCAGGGCACAGCACGTCGACGTGCCCCCGCTAGTGCGAGATCTGGTCGGCCCTGACCCTGAGCAGAAGTGGGAACGGCTGACCATCGGGCAGCAACGCGAGGTGGTGTCCCTGCTGCTCGACCTGCGGGTGGGCAAGACGTACCAAGGCGCACGCTCGCTCGACCCTGCTCGGCTTGGCAACTCTCGCTGGCGTGGTGACTCGCAGACGTGGGCAGAGCGTGGGTTGGTGTGA
- a CDS encoding helix-turn-helix domain-containing protein, which yields MSVEALSWALNDAPDVPPACLAVLVGLANHAHANGRAAYPSQERLAHYARKSTRSIRSDLATLERLAIIRRGDQRHVFHLPTDRRPVVWDLAMERRRTVPVALDPFAEPQPGRPTEVPEPVDNRPEADFRPVPTDRKQSVERPEACFRTDRKQASYKPSLNHQEPSFRASAGESSPKIKGKKTFTPRALTGAALPVQRDMEQCPRHRGSSAANCGPCRSEALAGGR from the coding sequence GTGAGTGTAGAAGCCCTGTCATGGGCGCTCAACGACGCGCCCGATGTACCCCCTGCCTGTCTGGCTGTGCTGGTTGGTCTCGCCAACCATGCGCATGCCAACGGCCGAGCCGCGTACCCGTCTCAGGAACGGCTCGCCCACTACGCCCGCAAGTCGACCCGCTCGATACGCAGTGACCTTGCGACGCTGGAACGGCTCGCCATCATCCGGCGGGGCGATCAGCGGCACGTCTTCCACCTGCCCACCGACCGGCGACCCGTTGTCTGGGATCTCGCGATGGAGCGTCGGCGCACCGTTCCGGTTGCGCTTGACCCGTTCGCCGAGCCGCAGCCTGGTCGACCGACCGAGGTCCCCGAGCCTGTGGATAACCGCCCGGAAGCAGACTTCCGCCCGGTACCGACCGACCGGAAGCAGAGCGTCGAGCGGCCGGAAGCCTGCTTCCGCACCGACCGGAAGCAGGCTTCCTACAAACCGTCCTTGAACCATCAAGAACCGTCCTTCCGCGCAAGCGCGGGAGAGAGTTCTCCGAAGATCAAGGGCAAGAAGACCTTCACCCCCCGCGCTCTCACTGGTGCCGCACTGCCTGTCCAGCGGGACATGGAGCAGTGCCCGAGGCACCGGGGCAGCTCGGCTGCCAACTGCGGTCCGTGCCGTTCCGAGGCTCTGGCGGGTGGCCGATGA
- a CDS encoding DegV family protein, giving the protein MPVAVVTDSTAYLSPELVQRHHLTVVPLTVVLNGAEGLEGVDTQPADATRALSGRRVSATTSRPAPEQFARTYRQLLDAGADGVVSVHISAGLSGTVEAAQLAAADFDGRVEVVDSRSTGMGLGFPAIAAATAAEAGADLNGVRDAALAAVAHTTVWFYVDTLEFLRRGGRINAAEALFGTALSVKPIMHMPDGAIVLREKVRTASRGVARLVDLAVEAAGDDDVDLGVHHLAAPQRAEALLAALTERFGDRLHDTYVSEAGAVVAAHAGPGLACVVVHRRS; this is encoded by the coding sequence ATGCCCGTCGCGGTCGTCACCGACTCCACCGCCTACCTCTCGCCCGAGCTGGTGCAGCGCCACCACCTGACCGTCGTCCCGTTGACCGTCGTGCTCAACGGCGCGGAAGGGCTGGAGGGGGTGGACACCCAGCCGGCCGATGCCACGCGGGCGCTCAGCGGCCGGCGGGTCTCGGCGACCACCTCCCGACCGGCGCCCGAGCAGTTCGCCCGGACGTACCGCCAACTGCTCGACGCCGGGGCCGACGGGGTCGTCTCCGTGCACATCTCCGCCGGCCTGTCCGGCACCGTCGAGGCCGCCCAACTGGCCGCCGCCGACTTCGACGGCCGGGTCGAGGTCGTCGACAGTCGCTCCACCGGCATGGGTCTCGGCTTCCCGGCCATCGCGGCAGCCACCGCCGCCGAGGCCGGAGCCGACCTCAATGGTGTACGCGACGCCGCGCTCGCCGCCGTCGCCCACACCACCGTCTGGTTCTACGTCGACACGCTGGAGTTCCTCCGCCGGGGCGGCCGGATCAACGCGGCCGAAGCGCTGTTCGGCACCGCACTGTCGGTCAAGCCGATCATGCACATGCCGGACGGGGCGATAGTGCTGCGCGAGAAGGTCCGCACCGCCAGTCGGGGAGTGGCCCGGCTCGTGGACCTGGCCGTCGAGGCGGCCGGTGACGACGACGTGGACCTCGGTGTGCACCACCTGGCCGCGCCACAGCGAGCCGAGGCGTTGCTCGCCGCGCTCACCGAGCGGTTCGGCGACCGGCTGCACGACACGTACGTCTCCGAGGCGGGCGCCGTCGTCGCCGCGCACGCCGGCCCGGGCCTGGCCTGCGTCGTCGTGCATCGCCGCAGCTGA
- a CDS encoding histidine phosphatase family protein, translating to MTRLIVWRHGNTDWNAANRVQGQTDVPLNDLGRDQARTAAPLLAALRPDAIVSSDLSRAADTAAALAALTGLPVRTDARLRERYFGKWQGLHLTEVAEQFPEEYARWRAGDPAPGADLEPLHDLGERVSAALREAADAATGGTVVVATHGGASRQGIGHLLGWDRVVLRTIGSLANCHWSELRHDDRAPAVGRAHDVSGWQLRAHNVGLVTAPVVVDAI from the coding sequence ATGACCCGACTGATCGTCTGGCGGCACGGCAACACCGACTGGAACGCCGCCAACCGCGTCCAGGGGCAGACCGACGTACCCCTCAATGATCTGGGCCGCGACCAGGCCCGCACCGCCGCGCCGCTGCTCGCGGCGCTGCGGCCCGACGCCATCGTGTCCAGCGACCTGAGCCGCGCCGCGGACACCGCCGCGGCGCTGGCCGCGCTGACGGGGCTGCCGGTCCGCACCGACGCCCGGCTGCGCGAGCGCTACTTCGGCAAGTGGCAGGGCCTGCACCTCACCGAGGTCGCCGAGCAGTTCCCCGAGGAGTACGCCCGCTGGCGGGCCGGTGACCCCGCCCCGGGCGCGGATCTGGAGCCCCTTCACGACCTCGGCGAGCGGGTCAGCGCCGCGCTGCGGGAGGCGGCCGACGCCGCGACCGGCGGCACCGTGGTGGTCGCCACCCATGGTGGCGCCTCCCGGCAGGGCATCGGTCACCTGCTCGGTTGGGACAGGGTCGTGCTGCGCACGATCGGCTCCCTGGCCAACTGCCACTGGAGCGAGCTGCGGCACGACGACCGCGCGCCGGCTGTCGGGCGCGCCCATGACGTCAGTGGCTGGCAGTTGCGGGCGCACAACGTCGGCCTGGTCACCGCCCCGGTGGTCGTCGACGCGATCTAG
- the rsfS gene encoding ribosome silencing factor: protein MTVSERAHELAIAAAQAAADKKAQDIAIIDVGDQLAITDAFLLAAAPNERQVLAIVDAIEERLLELPEKAKPVRREGERGGRWVLLDYVDIVVHVQHTEEREFYGLDRLWKDCPTIPFVDRDLVEADASGSAAAE from the coding sequence GTGACAGTTTCCGAACGCGCTCACGAGCTGGCTATCGCTGCCGCCCAGGCCGCCGCCGACAAGAAGGCGCAGGACATCGCGATCATCGACGTCGGCGACCAGCTCGCCATCACCGACGCGTTCCTGCTCGCCGCCGCCCCCAACGAGCGTCAGGTGCTTGCCATCGTCGACGCCATCGAGGAGCGCCTGCTGGAGCTGCCGGAGAAGGCCAAGCCGGTGCGGCGCGAGGGTGAGCGTGGCGGCCGGTGGGTGCTGCTCGACTACGTCGACATCGTGGTGCACGTCCAGCACACCGAGGAGCGCGAGTTCTACGGGCTCGACCGCCTCTGGAAGGACTGCCCCACCATCCCGTTCGTCGACCGCGATCTGGTCGAGGCCGACGCCAGCGGGTCCGCCGCAGCCGAATGA
- a CDS encoding PadR family transcriptional regulator, translating into MPKRRKVGNLLALAVLSALAQRPMHPYEIATTLRAWGKDQDMEFKWGSFYTVVRNLDKHQLIAAVESVRDSRRPERTVYRITEAGRAELVDWARELVSTPEPEHPRFRAGLSVLAALHPDEATDLLRRRLDLLEGAIHRDRDALDTHLREIPRLFLIESEYDLAMRAAEAAWLRGLLDELTSGTYPGLDVWRTFHETGEMPAELTQLAERTSYDPDTTD; encoded by the coding sequence ATGCCGAAGCGGCGCAAGGTCGGCAACCTGCTCGCACTGGCCGTGCTGTCCGCGCTGGCCCAGCGGCCCATGCACCCGTACGAGATCGCCACCACTCTGCGTGCCTGGGGCAAGGACCAGGACATGGAGTTCAAGTGGGGATCGTTCTACACAGTGGTTCGCAACCTGGACAAACATCAGCTGATCGCGGCCGTGGAGAGCGTCCGCGACAGCCGGCGTCCGGAACGCACCGTCTACCGCATCACCGAGGCGGGGCGCGCGGAACTTGTCGACTGGGCCCGCGAACTGGTCTCCACCCCGGAGCCGGAGCACCCCCGGTTCCGCGCCGGCCTCTCCGTGCTCGCCGCCCTGCACCCCGACGAGGCCACGGACCTGCTGCGCCGGCGACTCGACCTGCTGGAAGGCGCGATCCATCGGGACCGCGACGCGCTCGACACCCACCTGCGGGAGATCCCGCGACTGTTCCTGATCGAGTCGGAATACGACCTCGCCATGCGCGCCGCGGAGGCGGCCTGGCTGCGCGGGCTGCTGGACGAGCTGACCTCGGGCACCTACCCGGGCCTGGACGTCTGGCGGACCTTCCACGAGACCGGCGAGATGCCGGCCGAGCTGACCCAGCTGGCGGAGAGGACCAGCTACGACCCCGACACCACCGACTGA